The stretch of DNA ACAGGATTGACTACAATGGATCAATACCTTTCCCCCGCTGAGCTGGTTACTGAGTCTTAAAAGTGGCCACCGTGGCGGGGTCTTTGCTTGTTTGACCACAAAAAGGAGAAGTCCGTGTCTACCACCAACAGCGCAACTGCAGCTTGGCTTACCCAGGAAGCTTTTGACCGCCTGAAGGCAGAGCTGGACCACCTTTCCGGCCCTGGCCGCGCGGAAATCGTCCAGAAGATCGAGGCCGCCCGCCAGGAGGGCGACCTCAAGGAGAACGGTGGCTACCACGCCGCCAAGGAGGAGCAGGGCAAGATCGAAGCCCGTATCCGCCAGCTCACCGCACTGCTCCGGGACGCCCACGTCGGCGAGTCCCCCGCGGACGATGGAATCGTGGAGCCCGGAATGCTCGTCGTGGCCAGGATTGCCGGCGACGAAGAGACGTTCCTGCTCGGCTCCCGCGAAATCGCCGGGGATTCCGATCTCGACGTCTTCAGCGAGAAATCTCCCCTGGGCGCGGCCATCGTCGGCCACAAGGAGGGCGAGTCGCTCAGCTACACCGCCCCGAACGGCAAGGTCATCACGGTCGAGATCATCTCCGCCAAGCCCTTCGCGGGCTGACACCGGGATACAGCACACCGGAACCACGACGCCGGCCCTCCCCTTCAGCGGGAGGGCCGGCGTCGTCGTTGGTGGACTTCTTTTAGCGTCCGGCGCGCAGCTGCCCCGCCCGGCGGGTGCTCAGGAGCAGCGCCGCCACGACGCCGCCAGCAGCCCCGCCGAGGTGCGCCTGCCAGGAGACGAAGCCTGCCACTGTCGGCAGGATGCCGAAGAGGATGCCGCCGTAGGCCATGAACAACACTACGGCGAGCAGGATCTGCCACCAGCTGCGGTTGAAGAACCCCCGCACCAGCAGGAATGCGAAGAGCCCGAAGACCAGCCCGGAGGCGCCGACGGTGAGGTTCAGTCCGATCAGCCACACCGCCGCGCCGGATCCCAGCCAGCTGGACGCCAGCGCGGTGACGAACACCCGCAGCCCGGAGAGAAACACCAGGAAGCCGAAGACCATCAGCGGCAGCGCATTGGAGAGCAGGTGCGCCAGGTTGGCGTGCAGCAGCGGGAATGTCAGGATGTCCAGGATTCCGTCCAGGCTGCGCGGGCGCAGGCCGAACACGCCGTTCAGGGAGTGCAGCAGGACCGTATTGACGATCTCGATCACGAAAAGCAGCCCAACGAACGAGCCCACCACCAGCAGCCCCCGGCGGGCGCGGGCGGCCGGGGTGTCACCGGCGCGGGGCCGTTCACTCCGGAAGGCGTCCAGCACCATGGCCGCTAGTGCACCACAATCGGCTGGAAACCCTCGGCACGCAGCGCCGCGAGGACCTGCTCGCTGTGTTCGTGGCCCTTGGTTTCCAGGTTGACCGTGATGGACACGTCACCCATGCTGATGGAGCCGCCCAGGCGGGTGTGGTCCAGCCCGGTGACGTTGGCGTCATTTTCGGCGATAATGCGGGCGATGGTGGCCAGCGAGCCCGGACGGTCGTCCAGCATCATCCGCACCGTCATGTAGCGGCCGGCGGCGGAGAGGCCCCGCTGGATGACTTTGAGCATCAGCATCGGGTCGATGTTGCCGCCCGAGAGGATCACGGCAACGGTCCCGGGGTTTTCGATCTTGCCTTCCATCAGGGCCGCGACGCCGACCGCACCAGCGGGCTCGACCACCATCTTGGCGCGTTCCAGCAGGAAGATCAGGGCCCGGGCCAGGGCGTCTTCGCTGACGGTGACGACGTCGTCGACGAGTTCGCGGATGATGCTGAAGGGCAGCTGGCCCGGCCGTCCCACGGCGATGCCGTCGGCCATGGTGGATACGCGCTTGAGCGGGACGAGGGCGTCCGCGGCCAGCGACGGCGGGTAGGCGGCGGCGTTTTCGGCCTGCACCCCGATGATCCGGATTTCCCGGCCGAGTTCCTTCGCCCGTGCCTTGACGGCCACGGCGACGCCGGCGAGCAGGCCGCCGCCGCCGACGCCCATCAGGATGGTGTCGACGTTGGGGACCTGTTCGAGGATTTCGAGTCCGACCGTGCCCTGGCCTGCCACGATGTCCACGTCGTCGAAGGGGTGGACGAAGACGGCGCCGGTTTCATCCGCGTAGCGTTTGGCCTCGGCGAGGGCCTCGTCGACGTTGTGCCCGTGCAGTACGACCTCGGCGCCATGGCTGCGGGTGGCGGCGAGCTTCGGCAGGGCGACGCCGAGCGGCATGTAGATGCGGGCCTTGATGCCCAGGCTCTTGGCGGCCACCGCTACGCCCTGGGCGTGGTTGCCGGCCGAGGCAGCGACGACACCGCGCTTCTTCTCCTCGGCGGTGAGCTTGGCCATCCGCACGTAGGCGCCGCGGACCTTGAAGGACCCGGCGCGCTGGAGGTTCTCGCATTTGAGGAACACCTCGCCGCCCACCATGGCGCCGAGGGCCCGCGAGGACTCGATCGGTGTCCGCGTAATGATCCCGTCGAGCAGCTTCTGCGCCTCCAGGACATCGTCCAGCGTGACGGGCAGGCTCTCAAGGGTATTCACGAACTGTTCTCCTTCGTCGGATCAGGCTCCGGCGTCCCGTCCGGCATCGCCGCCCGGAACACCGTTATGGCGGGCGTCGCGGCGGCCGGGGGTGTCGCCCGGCACGTGGACGTCCATAAACGTGTTGTCTGCGCCGGTCCCGTCGGGTGCAGGGATGCCCTGGAGACGCGCGGTTGCCGGCACTTCCTCATGTTCCCACGTTCTGCCGGCAATATAGCGAATCGACGAGTTTGCTACGGCGAGGATCGGCACCGAGAATAGCGCACCGGGGATTCCCGCCAGGTAGGATCCGGCGGCGACGGACAGGATCACGGCCACGGGGTGCAGTGCCACGGCCTTGCCCATCACGAGGGGCTGCAGGATGTGGCTCTCCAGCTGCTGCACGGCCAGCACGATGCCCAGCATGACCAGGGCGTTGACCGGCCCGTTGGCCACGAGGGCCAGCAGGACGGCGACGGCGCCGGTGACGAGGGCACCGACAATCGGGATGAAGGAGCCAAGGAACACCAGCACGCCGAGCGGAAGCGCCAGCGGCACTCCGATGATGGCGGCGCCCGCCCCGATGCCGACGGCGTCCACGAACGCGACAAACATCTGGATCCGCGCGTAGCTGACCATCGAGGCCCAGCCGCGGCGGCCGGCCCCGTAGGTGGCGGCCCGGGCCTTCCTGGGCAGCAGCCCGACGAGGAAGCCCCAGATCCGGCTGCCTTCGAGCAGGAAGAAGATCAGGACGAAGAGCGCCAGGACCAGGCCGGCGGCAAAGTGGCCTGCCGTGCTGCCGAAAGTCAGCGCCCCGCTGAGGATGCTGCTGCTGTTGTTCTGCAGCGCCGCGGTGGCGTCTTTGATGTACTGGTCGATCTGGGCGGCCGTCAGTTGCAGCGGGCCTTCGGACAGCCACGCCTGGACCTGCTGGACCCCGGCGAGCGCCTCGGACCAGAGTTCACCGAAGCCGGCCGCGAGTTGCCGGCCAACGAGCGACAGCGCGCCGGCGATCACGCCGATGAAGCCAAGGACAGTGATCGCGACGGCGAGGCCGTTCGGCACCCGGTGCCGGGCCAGCCACCGCGCCACGGGGCTCAGGAGCCCCGCGAGCAGGGCAGCGACCATAACGGGGATGATGAGGAAGCTGATCTTGCCCAGCAGCCAGATAAGCGTGCCGGCCACGAGGAGGATGAGCCCGATCCGCCAGGCCCAGGACGCCGCGATGCGGACGCCGTAGGGAATATCCTGATCGAGCTCACGGTCCGTCAGTACCCGCGCGGCCGGCGCCGGCGCGGCCACGGGCCCGCCGGAATCGATGCGGGTCCGTGGGGCGGCGTCCTCAGCTGGCATCATAGCCCCATGATTCCCCAGTACACCCCGAATGGGAAACCGATGGAAAACCGCTGGGAAGCGCACGGGAAACCGGCGCATCCCAGGGCAGATCCGCGCCCCTGGGCTTAGCCCAGCGACGCGCTGATACCCCAATTCATGCTGAAGCTCTCCCCCGGCGCCAGCCAGCGCAGGCCCGCGCCGCTGTTGAAGGCGTTGGCCGGGCCGGTCATGGGCTCGATGGCCACCGCCTTCGCGCGGCCCGGGAAGTTCGTTGTCACGAAGACGTGGACGTAGCCGCAGCTCCCGTCCTGCCAAAGGCTCACGCTCCGCCCGTCCGGCGCCCGGAGGGTGTGGCGGGCCACCCCGCCGTCGAAGTCCAGGTCGGTGTAGGCGGAATCGATCTCCAGCCCGGCCACCTTCCGGCCGCCCCGTAGGTCGAAGTCCCCGCTGACCGCCTCGGTGCTGCGCGGGATGAGCCGCCCGTCCGTCACGAGCCGGGTGCGGGCGCCCACGGTCACGGTCAGTTCCTCGCTGGGCACCTCCCCCAGCCGGAGGTAGGGGTGGGAGCCCAGGACGAACGGCGCGGGCGTGCCGGAGTCGTTGACCAGGGTCTGCCGGACTGCCAGCCCCAGCTCGGCGCCCAGTTCGTAGCGGACCCGGTGCCGCAGCAGGAAGGGGTAGCCGTGCTGGGGGAAGATGGCAGCTTCCAGCGTCACGGCGAATTCGGATCGGGCCACGGGTTCGTAGGAGGCGTTGCGCAGCAGCCCGTGGCTGGCGTTGTTCCGGGATACTTCGGTGATGTCCAGCTGCTGCTTCTTGCCGTCCAGGTGCCAGACCCCGTCTTCCACGCGGTTGGCCCAGGGCGCCAGTGTGATCCCGGCGGCGCCGGGCGCAATCTCCGAGTCACTGTAGCTCTCGGTCAGCGCGGTGCCGCCCCGGCTGTACAGCCGGAGGCCGGCGGCCAGTTCGGTGACGACGGCGCGGGCGTCTCCGCGCCGCAGCTCATACTGCCTGCCGGTGGCGCAGCGCCGCACTGAATTATCGGGACTACCCGGAGTGCCGGGGGATTCGCTCAGATCCATGGCACCACGGTACAGGGCGGCGGATAAGCTGGGGCATCCGTCACCCCCCAATGGGAAGGAACCGCATGATCCTGGGCACCAATGAACTTGCGTCCCGGTTCGAGGGCGTGTTTGGCGTGGCCCCCGACGGCGTCTGGCAGGCGCCCGGCCGCGTGAACCTGATCGGCGAGCATACGGACTACAACGAAGGTTTCGTGCTGCCCTTCGCCATCGACAGGACGGCCCGGGTGGCCGTCCGCCTCCGCCCTGATTCCACCCTCAGGATGCTGTCCACGTTCGGCAACCAGGGATTAACGACGGCGGATACGGGCGCCCTGGACCGCTCCACCGCGCGGGGCTGGACCAAGTATCCGCTGGGCGTCATCTGGGCGCTGCAGCAGCGGGGCCTTCCCATTCCCGGGCTGGACCTGCTGCTGGACTCCGATGTGCCCCGGGGCGCCGGGCTGGCCTCCTCGCATGCGATCCAATGCGCTGTGATCTCCGCCCTGAACACCCTCACCGCCGCCGGGCTGCGGGTTGAGGACATGGTCCTGGCCACCCAGCGGGCCGAGAATGAATTCGTCGGCGCCCCGACGGGCATCATGGACCAGTCCGCCTCGCTGCGGGCCACGCCGGGGCACGCCGTCTTCCTCGACTGCCGGGACCAGAGCGTCCGCCTGGTGCCGTTCGACGCCGAGGGCGCCGGTCTGGTCCTGCTGGTGATCGATACCAGGGTCTCGCATTCGCACGCCGAGGGCGGCTACGGCTCGCGGCGGGAATCCTGCGAACTCGGCGCCGAAGTGCTCGGCGTGAAGGCCCTGCGCGACGTCGGGATGGAGGACCTGGAAGAGGCCAGCGGGCTGCTGGACGCCGAGACATTCCGCAGGGTCCGCCACGTCGTCACGGAGAACGACCGCGTGCTGCGGACCGTCGGTCTGCTCGAGGCCGCCGGTCCGGAGGCGATCGGCCCGCTGCTCGATGCCTCCCACGCCTCGATGCGGGACGATTTCGAGATCTCCTGCGCCGAGCTGGACCTTGCGGTGGACGCCGCCCGCTCCGGCGGCGCGATCGGTGCCCGCATGACCGGAGGCGGCTTCGGCGGCTCGGCAATCGCGCTGGCCCCGGCGGGCGCCGAACCGCAGGTCCGGGCCGCCGTCGAACGCGCCTTCGCGCAGGCCGGCTACGCGGCGCCGGACATCTTCAGCGTGCGCCCCGCGGCCGGGGCCATGCGGCTGGCGTAGCCGGAGCGTAGGCTGGGCGCATGCCGGAAGCCGTCATAGTTTCTACTGCCAGAAGCCCCATCGGACGGGCCTTCAAAGGCTCGCTCAAGGACGAGCGGCCCGATGACCTCGCCGCGGCCATGGTGGCGGCCGCCCTTGCCAAGCTTCCGTCTTTCGACGCGCAGGCGGGCCCCGGCCAGGGCCTGGACGACCTGTACCTGGGCTGCGCGGAACCGAGCGGCGAGGCCGGCTCCAACATGGCCCGCGTGGTCACCATCCTGGCCGGACTGGACAACGTACCCGCCGCCACGATCAACCGCTTCTGCGCCTCGAGCCTGCAGACCCTCCGGATGGCGTTCCACGCCGTCAAGGCAGGGGAAGGGCAGGCCT from Arthrobacter sp. PAMC25564 encodes:
- the greA gene encoding transcription elongation factor GreA is translated as MSTTNSATAAWLTQEAFDRLKAELDHLSGPGRAEIVQKIEAARQEGDLKENGGYHAAKEEQGKIEARIRQLTALLRDAHVGESPADDGIVEPGMLVVARIAGDEETFLLGSREIAGDSDLDVFSEKSPLGAAIVGHKEGESLSYTAPNGKVITVEIISAKPFAG
- a CDS encoding AI-2E family transporter, with protein sequence MMPAEDAAPRTRIDSGGPVAAPAPAARVLTDRELDQDIPYGVRIAASWAWRIGLILLVAGTLIWLLGKISFLIIPVMVAALLAGLLSPVARWLARHRVPNGLAVAITVLGFIGVIAGALSLVGRQLAAGFGELWSEALAGVQQVQAWLSEGPLQLTAAQIDQYIKDATAALQNNSSSILSGALTFGSTAGHFAAGLVLALFVLIFFLLEGSRIWGFLVGLLPRKARAATYGAGRRGWASMVSYARIQMFVAFVDAVGIGAGAAIIGVPLALPLGVLVFLGSFIPIVGALVTGAVAVLLALVANGPVNALVMLGIVLAVQQLESHILQPLVMGKAVALHPVAVILSVAAGSYLAGIPGALFSVPILAVANSSIRYIAGRTWEHEEVPATARLQGIPAPDGTGADNTFMDVHVPGDTPGRRDARHNGVPGGDAGRDAGA
- the ilvA gene encoding threonine ammonia-lyase; the encoded protein is MNTLESLPVTLDDVLEAQKLLDGIITRTPIESSRALGAMVGGEVFLKCENLQRAGSFKVRGAYVRMAKLTAEEKKRGVVAASAGNHAQGVAVAAKSLGIKARIYMPLGVALPKLAATRSHGAEVVLHGHNVDEALAEAKRYADETGAVFVHPFDDVDIVAGQGTVGLEILEQVPNVDTILMGVGGGGLLAGVAVAVKARAKELGREIRIIGVQAENAAAYPPSLAADALVPLKRVSTMADGIAVGRPGQLPFSIIRELVDDVVTVSEDALARALIFLLERAKMVVEPAGAVGVAALMEGKIENPGTVAVILSGGNIDPMLMLKVIQRGLSAAGRYMTVRMMLDDRPGSLATIARIIAENDANVTGLDHTRLGGSISMGDVSITVNLETKGHEHSEQVLAALRAEGFQPIVVH
- the galK gene encoding galactokinase, producing MILGTNELASRFEGVFGVAPDGVWQAPGRVNLIGEHTDYNEGFVLPFAIDRTARVAVRLRPDSTLRMLSTFGNQGLTTADTGALDRSTARGWTKYPLGVIWALQQRGLPIPGLDLLLDSDVPRGAGLASSHAIQCAVISALNTLTAAGLRVEDMVLATQRAENEFVGAPTGIMDQSASLRATPGHAVFLDCRDQSVRLVPFDAEGAGLVLLVIDTRVSHSHAEGGYGSRRESCELGAEVLGVKALRDVGMEDLEEASGLLDAETFRRVRHVVTENDRVLRTVGLLEAAGPEAIGPLLDASHASMRDDFEISCAELDLAVDAARSGGAIGARMTGGGFGGSAIALAPAGAEPQVRAAVERAFAQAGYAAPDIFSVRPAAGAMRLA
- a CDS encoding rhomboid family intramembrane serine protease, with protein sequence MVLDAFRSERPRAGDTPAARARRGLLVVGSFVGLLFVIEIVNTVLLHSLNGVFGLRPRSLDGILDILTFPLLHANLAHLLSNALPLMVFGFLVFLSGLRVFVTALASSWLGSGAAVWLIGLNLTVGASGLVFGLFAFLLVRGFFNRSWWQILLAVVLFMAYGGILFGILPTVAGFVSWQAHLGGAAGGVVAALLLSTRRAGQLRAGR
- a CDS encoding aldose 1-epimerase family protein, which gives rise to MDLSESPGTPGSPDNSVRRCATGRQYELRRGDARAVVTELAAGLRLYSRGGTALTESYSDSEIAPGAAGITLAPWANRVEDGVWHLDGKKQQLDITEVSRNNASHGLLRNASYEPVARSEFAVTLEAAIFPQHGYPFLLRHRVRYELGAELGLAVRQTLVNDSGTPAPFVLGSHPYLRLGEVPSEELTVTVGARTRLVTDGRLIPRSTEAVSGDFDLRGGRKVAGLEIDSAYTDLDFDGGVARHTLRAPDGRSVSLWQDGSCGYVHVFVTTNFPGRAKAVAIEPMTGPANAFNSGAGLRWLAPGESFSMNWGISASLG